The region CTGGGAACTGCCGTTCTTCAGTCTACCTCAAATAAAGCACATATCTCCTAATTTGTAACATCTCTTGGTTTAATTCTCTCACCCCATCCCTCCCTTGATAACCCTGAGATCTACCAAACTACCAAAGGAGTATACGTGATAACTTGCTGTACAAAATACTAAAGGAATAGCCAAATCCACCACGAGATACTAAAAGTGGAACAAAAATGTCTTAATCCAAACCAGTAAAGAAATAATCAGCCCTCTAAAGCACCTTTCCTGTGAATTATCGTTGGCAATTCCTGCCTGTGTACTTTAGGAGTAAGAGAGGTGGGAGCCATTGGAAATGTGGGAGGTGACCGAGGTGCTGCGACTCAACCCTCCATCCCCAGCTGCTCCTCCAGGTCCTCCCCCTGATGCCGTTCTTCTTAGTGGACCTGGGCTGTTTCTCAGGGCCATCAGACCAGGACCTCTGACCACCAGACCTTCACCTCTGCCACCATAGCCACCCTGAGAcgatgaggatgatgaggacGAGGGTGGAGATGAGGGGGAGAATGAGACGGGAGGAGGCGGCGGTGGAGGAGGAAGCAAAGCCAGAGACTGAGAAGAAGCATGGCTGGATGTATGTCGGGAGTGGCCATGTGCGTATGACGATGACGATGACGATGAATGGTGACTTCCTCCACTGCTGCCTACCCACTCTCTTTCACGCTCCCTTTCTCtctccctttctctctctcgctctcggtATAGGTGGGGGGTGCTTTGATGGTGGTACTGCTGTGCCATATAGTGCAGACGATGATGAGACGAAGAGGACGAAGAAGATGATGACGATGCTGATGACAGAGAACTAGGTATGCCACGTGATCCTGGAACATCAAAATCTCTCTCTGTGTCCCTTTCTCGATCGCGGCTTGAAATAGATTCCCCTCTGCTGAATGCTGCTGTGCTGTTCTGGCTTCTCCAAGACGGAGGTGCTGCTGAGTTCTGGACACCGTGGCTCCAATGGCTGCCTGAGCGGGGCACAGGGCGTGAGGGCCAGCCACCAGATCCTGATGAGGGCGGGTTTGAATAGCCCTGGCTGTAAGCCTCAGCTGGGATGCCAGTTAGTGCCATGTTGCTGAAGCCCAGTCGCATACTTTCTGAGTCAAAGGCCTCAATTTCTCTGGCCTGTCGCTCAAGCAATGTGCGTATCCGCTCGGAACGGTCATTCTGCAGGGACAGCATTTCCTCCTCAATCTACAAAGGGTAAAGTAAAAGTGAGAACACGGAAAAGAACTAAAACCGGCTTCTATTAGTatcaataattttaaaaataataaaatgctggGGATTGTAAAAATAATATCAAGAAGCTAGAGTAAGTAGAGTAGGACCCCTTGGAAAAACTTTACCTCTGTGGTAATACAAGTCCTGAATGCTTTGTGGTTGATTTGATAAATAAAGGAGAATACAGTCCGCACTCCAGAACTTTTCAGTAAGGTTCAGTGAATAAATTTGTTGTTAGGGGAAGTCATTAAAGGTCAGCTTCATACTGGTGTTCAGCAAACCATTGTTGAATAAGTAGTAGTATATGGAGGCATTATCAGCCTAGAATATGGGAACGATAGAAAAgtgtttaaaatataataatggctgccttcttatttttttaatttccaGCTCATAACCTATTTGATATAATAGAAAACTTATACTTAGAGTACTCATACGAGTACTCTTCTCCAGGATAACAATACTATTGTCAACAGAGCATAAAAGAGTTTCTTAATGGTTTGATTACTGTAAAGATGGAAATCATATTCTTTAGGCTTTGTAGTCACTAGAACTTAAATTCAATAAAAGATTCTGCTTTGACGTTTTAAGACTAAACTTTTCTTTAGTACAGACTTCATGCCATGATGCACTGAAGATGTTCTGGAatacactgttttttttctttcttttgagtcaTGTTTGGATGTATGCAACTGACCCTCTGTTCAAGCAGCGCTCTGCGGATGGATACTCTCTGCTCCAGGTCTTTGACCTCCCTCTCATGCTGCGTGTCCGTGTGCATTTTAATTTTGCTCTGGTATGCATTCAGCAGTTCCAGTTCCTGCTGCAGTTGCATCCGAAGAACTTGGTACTCTGCCTCTTGTGTTTCATCCAATCGCAACTACAAAGAGCACAGAAGTTAGACGTTAGGAAGGAAATCCTGTGGACTAAGCGCACATATTAGGCAGAAAAAGCTAATCATTTGTGACTTTTCAACATCTGATTATTGCAGTTAACACCATTGTAATGGTAAATCCCATTTCCTAAAAACTTGGGAcgttttataaaatacaataaaaagaagaatctgtgattaatCTTTTTTGaagctttatttaactgataaaagtagacaaaaatgattttcaatGTGTTTATCTTCATTGTACTTTAAAATAGAACCACATTTAGAATACAATGCCTGCAACATACTCCAAAATAGTTGGGTCAGAGATGTGTTTACACTTGagttccatcacctttactattaatgagactttttagtGGTTTAGGTagtgaggacactaattgttgcagttttgcaaatgGAATTCTTGTCCATCCaaacgagacttcagctgctctgCAGTCTGTGGTCATGCTGCACCTattcatgctgcaccatacattatTAATAGGAGACagttctggactgcaggcaggccagtcaagcacaggcATTCGATGCCTACAAAGCTACGCTGATGTAGCACATACAGCATGAGACCTGGCACTATGCTTAATGTTAAACATAACTCTCAAGCTCTATGAGAGTGGATAATATGATCTGGTTTTATGCAAAGCATTGGTACATAAGGTTTtgtagtgtgcgtgtgtgtgtgtgtgtgttaaaaggTGGTCTCTCCTTGCCTTACTCACAGCCTGTGTGGACAGCATGTCATTGATTGAGTGGTCGTACTGCTCAGCAAGAATGGCTAGTTTGCGTGTTTGCTCCTCCTTAAGTCTCTTCAGCACTGCCTTATGGTCAGACTTAGGTGTGGTCTCCAGTAGGTGGTTTCGCAGTGCCTTGTATTGCCGCGTTTGAATCTTACACGTGTCCTGAAACTGACGCTTGATCTGGAGCTCCTTAGTCTAAGTGTTGGGATTTAAAAAACGGATGATAAATTAATCAAATAGCTATTCATGTATTGTGGTTCAAACACAATAAAGTAATACATCACTAAAAGGACTCAATGATTGGTCACAATCCCTATAACAGAAACAATACATTTCTCATACCTTCAGACTCTTGGGTTGCTGGCGGACCTCCATGCTGTGTTTTTGGCGGAGCTCCTGTTCGCGGCGTTtgttgtagtccatctgattggCCAGTTCGCTCTGGTGCTGTGTGCGAATAAGGTCAGCTCGCGTATGCTGAACTAGACCTAGCTGACGGAACTCCAGCTCTTGCGTAGACTCGTGATGTCTTAGCAGCATGGCACACTCCAGATCCTTTTGAGTCTGACGCTTGTTTAGCTCCTACAGGACAAAAAAGATTAAACATGAGAGACAAACAGATATTAATTGTTAACTTTCTGATTCAGAGGGCTGACGTTTTAGCTTAATGTGATGTCATGTTCAGTTATGAGTAACTAGcaagctacactatatggctaaaatatgtggacatctgaccctgagcttgttgggcattccaaaaccatgggtattgtgcccattcagtcaaaaaaattGTAAGCTCAGGCGGcgtagtggtaaaacacactagcacatagCAGACATCTTGAGTTAAGGGTCCTCTTGAATTCCTTCACAGTAAACTTGTTaaacatgtctttatgaacTGTGCTAGGCTTAATTATTAGGAGAGACTCAATTAGTAGGAGTATCCCAGCCCAGACTAGAATAAAGTTGTTAATAACATGAATTATTGAATAAAAGTTAATGTGTAAAAACCTACAGACAATATGCAGTGTGGGTATAGAGATGTGTCTTACCTCCCTCAGCAGATCCTGCTCCAGGTTGTGTCGCGCTAGCAGCATCTTCCTCTTATACTGTCGACACTGGAGCTCATAATATTGCCTCTGACGCCTTAGCAAACCTGCCTCTTCTTCTGCCTGGATTTGCTGGAGACACTCCTTCTGCCTTACCAACCACTCTTGCTTCTCCCGCTTTGGGGTAGACTGATTCTCATTCAGCTCCTGCACACACAGAATTGCATGCAGATAAGGTAAACAGATTACTAACTAAAGATCATCTTAGAATGACCAATAACAACATGAAATAATGTAAGACAAAAACCTCTATATACTGTGGGAAATGGGTGTTTACCTCTTTAAGCTGTTCCTTGTGCTGTCTGTACTGGCGTTTCTGTGACTCCAGCAGGTTGGTAAGCTCCTTCTTCTGCTGGCCCAGAATGTGCTGCTGGAACTTTTTTTCCTCAGCTTGTGCTGCTTTAGTCTAAGGATAAAAACACATTGTTCAATATTAAACCAAATGGCTTTCCCATCTACAGCTGGATTTTCAGAAACATTCTCAGTTATATATTCCATATAGCTGTGATGTGTAAACTGACAGTGTTACGCTTCTCTAAAACATAACATAAAAAAGGACAGTTATTTGTCAAGAGAAtttcttatattaaaaatacatattcAGACATAGCTAGCATGATTACAAACACCATGTCAGGAAAAAGTTGGGGCATTAACATATAAAAGcacaaaaaaattacttgtATGTGGTTTGGCTGAACCAACTgtcttgtaaatataaatataatataacttTGAAATTTATGCCTACaacacaatacaaaacagttggGATAAGCACAAAATAGAAgtgaaaataacaaaaaaaatttaagtgacactatttaaaaacattccacaagaagcaggtgagggtatcatggatgggtataaaaggaggactAACCAAAGGGTCAGTCTTTCCATGCAAAGATCATGGCTCACaacagaaatgttctttttaaacagAATTTTTTAAGcggtttataaataatttaaggtATAGCTCTGAATGAGAGCAGAGATTGATTAAAGACCTGTCTCTAATTAGTTGACACTGGTGTTCCCACTGTACAAGTGGTACAACTTTTTCGGAACTTTAGCAACAGTTTGTTCTAATAGATGGTAGAAATGTCTCTGTGAATGCATCAGCACATACCTCTTTCTCCAAGATAGCCTGGTGCTTCTTGGACAGCTTGTCAGCCTCACTACCGAAGCTGTTCCGTTGGCTCTCCAGTTCTTTATCCAACCTCAGCTGATGCTCATCCATTTCAGACTTGAGCTTGTTCTCCAAGGCCAAAAGCTGCTTCTGGTGCTGTCGCCGCATGCGCTTGTAGCCAGTCATCTGCTCACGCAGTGCTGAGCCTTGCTCATGTTCCTGGATCTGTCGTGTCacctgaaaataacacacacacagggttaccaaatatttgtttaacatttgtttatttatgtttaacatcatttatttattatttttacatttttaaaaacaatgctcAAACCATATGATAGATTCTAATCCAGTGAAATGGAGAAGTCATCAAAAAAAGTGGATGCATAATGCAGACTCACTAAACAATCATGTAGAATCAGAcgtagggtttttttttgttttgtttttaataaagctgAGCATAAAGGTTATCAAGGgattctctttttttcttttagtaaGCTGAGAGTTACCCGACATAAGGGGTTATGGTTTCTGCAAACAGGAAGGAGATGCAATGGCAAGGattaatttactttaaaaataacTAATTCAGTTCTATTAAAGAAGGTAACTCTTAGGTGGCCTGCCTAAAATGTCTCATGGCACAGAAAAACCTGGTCATGTTCTGTTTAGTGTTATATTTctaaaaatgtttaatagtttttataaaaCTACAGAATAGTGATTTAAATAGCTGCAAACTATGACCAGTGAAAGTATGTGGAGCTTCGTTTTAGCCACAAATTAGGGATACCTACTATGTCAGTACTTGACAGTACTtcttaatataaacaaaaagttTGTGTATCTAAGCACAATCCAGGATGTCATTAACAAAAAGTATTTTAACTTtgcatgttaataaataattaatgatgTGAGCAATATAagcaatattattataaattggcTACTCCCATTGTATTTATAAAAGGCACTAACCTTCTTTGAAAGCGTTTATTAAATTTTGAAGTGAGTCTTTGGGGAATTGGTGCACATTCATTAAAATAAGCATTTCTGAGTTGAGATTCTGCACACCAAATCTTTTAAACTGTTTGTTTATGTCTAGATTTTTTCCTCTATTTAGATAAACATGcagtttacatttaaaaacaattcataagattaaatatatgtttagatttttgtaaattttaataaattaaccaATCCTTAATTTATACTATGGTTGTAACTAGTCACTGTGTGGTTTCCTACCAGGGAAGCTGTACGAATGGTAGCAAAATGGTCACGATTGCGGTAGTGTGCTCTTCTGCGTGCCCCTGATGTTGcctgttgctgctgctgttgttgaGAGTCTATCTCTGGCTGGTACGGGTCATCATAGATATTGTCAGGACCCTGATACGCatcagaaaaaagaagaaaagtttCCTTGCATTAGAAATCTATGCTGGACATTTAAAGGTAAAACTGTAACTTAGCCCAAAAGACGAGATTAAAACACTCACAGTAGGCCGATGTATGATGGAGCTGTTAGAGGTGACTGTATGCTCTCCTTCACCCATCATTGCCATCTCTGCGCTGTCGTCTGAGCCATCGGCCAGGCTGTTGACTGAAGAACTCTGGGAACTGGCACTTATAGACATGGAGGGCACTGAATGAGAACTCTCCATGCTGTTTACTGTGCCCATTCGCAACAGGTACTGATCcacatcctacacacacacaaagaatcaCAAACGTCCATAACACAAAAGCACAAATTTTAATGATTAATGAACCAATGTATTCCAAGTAAACTATTTCTTAAATGACATAAAGGCATACATATAAAATTAACCATACAATAACACAAAGAAATGACTTGTAAAGTAATGTCCATATATGTAGTAAATATGTGCAAatatagaatttgatgcctgcaatacaCTCCAAATAAGTCAGGAGTTAGAAATAGATGGAATATTAAAATTACAGTTTTGAAATATTTCACAATAAGCTCAGTTGTTGCAAGCAATGATGAGTTGTGGCTCCCCAGTCTGTGCCAAACTTACCATCTATGACACATAATATCGAAAAGATTATGGAAAACTGAAGAAATCTCAGTGAAGGgcaaggctggaaaccactATTAAATGTCTTTGATTTTCGAAATCATAattagccacatgggcttgggaatACAATGGTTGTTACTTAACAGTCTACTGCTGATGCCAACtaatgaaatgcaacctgaaacttttACTTTAAGGgaaaagccatacatcaattgTATGCTATGTATGATGTATTTTAGCTATACataaattttaatattttgtttttaagaaaaaaaaaaaaaactctccaTGTCACCTAGATTTAGATCTCTTTTGGCAAATGTGAGAATTCTTTGTGTTCCtcttggtcagcagtggtttgtgcCTAGCAACTCTTCAATGGCTGCCATTATTGTCCAGTGCCTTTCTTATTGTGGAGTGGTGTACATCgaccttaactgaggcaagtAAGGCCTGCATTTTTAGGTGTTCGGTTGGGTTCTTTTTGTGAGCTCCTGGATGA is a window of Trichomycterus rosablanca isolate fTriRos1 chromosome 22, fTriRos1.hap1, whole genome shotgun sequence DNA encoding:
- the taok2a gene encoding serine/threonine-protein kinase TAO2; this encodes MPASVRAGSLKDPEVADLFYKDDPEKLFVDLREIGHGSFGAVYFAHDVRSNEVVAIKKMSYSGKQSNEKWQDIIKEVKFLQKLRHPNTIEYKGCYLREHTAWLVMEYCLGSASDLLEVHKKPLQEVEIAAITHGALQGLAYLHSHNMIHRDVKAGNILLTEPGQVKLGDFGSASIVSPANSFVGTPYWMAPEVILAMDEGQYDGKVDVWSLGITCIELAERKPPLFNMNAMSALYHIAQNESPVLASNHWSDYFRNFVDSCLQKIPQDRPTSDVLLNHRFLCRERPMSVVMDLIARTKDAVRELDNLQYRKMKKILFQETHNGPAQDGAEEEEDVDQYLLRMGTVNSMESSHSVPSMSISASSQSSSVNSLADGSDDSAEMAMMGEGEHTVTSNSSIIHRPTGPDNIYDDPYQPEIDSQQQQQQQATSGARRRAHYRNRDHFATIRTASLVTRQIQEHEQGSALREQMTGYKRMRRQHQKQLLALENKLKSEMDEHQLRLDKELESQRNSFGSEADKLSKKHQAILEKETKAAQAEEKKFQQHILGQQKKELTNLLESQKRQYRQHKEQLKEELNENQSTPKREKQEWLVRQKECLQQIQAEEEAGLLRRQRQYYELQCRQYKRKMLLARHNLEQDLLREELNKRQTQKDLECAMLLRHHESTQELEFRQLGLVQHTRADLIRTQHQSELANQMDYNKRREQELRQKHSMEVRQQPKSLKTKELQIKRQFQDTCKIQTRQYKALRNHLLETTPKSDHKAVLKRLKEEQTRKLAILAEQYDHSINDMLSTQALRLDETQEAEYQVLRMQLQQELELLNAYQSKIKMHTDTQHEREVKDLEQRVSIRRALLEQRIEEEMLSLQNDRSERIRTLLERQAREIEAFDSESMRLGFSNMALTGIPAEAYSQGYSNPPSSGSGGWPSRPVPRSGSHWSHGVQNSAAPPSWRSQNSTAAFSRGESISSRDRERDTERDFDVPGSRGIPSSLSSASSSSSSSSSSHHRLHYMAQQYHHQSTPHLYREREREREREREREREWVGSSGGSHHSSSSSSSYAHGHSRHTSSHASSQSLALLPPPPPPPPVSFSPSSPPSSSSSSSSQGGYGGRGEGLVVRGPGLMALRNSPGPLRRTASGGGPGGAAGDGGLSRSTSVTSHISNGSHLSYS